From a region of the Paenibacillus lutimineralis genome:
- a CDS encoding RNA-binding S4 domain-containing protein, whose amino-acid sequence MRLDKFLKVSRLIKRRTVAKDVSDQGRVLINGRESKPSTSVKVGDEITVQFGQKLVTVRVERLAETTRKEEAATLYTLVKEEPIAKHNLFE is encoded by the coding sequence ATGCGTCTCGACAAATTCCTTAAGGTGTCGCGCTTGATTAAGCGGCGCACGGTTGCCAAGGACGTCTCCGACCAAGGAAGAGTTCTGATTAACGGCCGTGAATCGAAGCCGAGCACTTCGGTGAAGGTGGGCGATGAGATTACGGTGCAATTTGGCCAGAAGCTGGTCACCGTAAGAGTTGAACGCTTAGCTGAGACGACTCGCAAAGAAGAAGCCGCTACGCTGTATACCTTGGTGAAGGAAGAACCGATCGCAAAGCATAATTTGTTCGAATAA
- the yabP gene encoding sporulation protein YabP, with translation MVEQGKGKRQELHLFQRKLLEISGVQNVESFDSEEFLLQTELGHLTIRGQNLHIKNLNLEQGLVSIEGLVNSLSYLEPGSHSSNKGFLGKLFR, from the coding sequence ATGGTCGAACAAGGAAAAGGGAAGCGTCAGGAGTTGCATTTATTTCAAAGAAAACTGCTCGAAATATCAGGGGTGCAGAATGTGGAGAGCTTCGATAGCGAGGAGTTTCTGCTGCAGACCGAGCTAGGGCATTTGACGATCCGCGGACAGAATTTACATATCAAGAATTTGAATTTAGAACAGGGGCTTGTCAGTATCGAGGGCCTGGTAAATTCCCTGTCTTATTTGGAGCCGGGCTCCCATTCATCAAACAAGGGCTTCCTTGGTAAATTGTTCCGATGA
- the yabQ gene encoding spore cortex biosynthesis protein YabQ, with the protein MNLHTQWITLLWMLACGGIMGMVFDGYRVVSIQFRFPRWSIHALDLLYWFASALFVFRTMYHTNQGEVRFYVFLGLFIGVWIHFLFLSVITERFVVMLIIVIKRFYRILVGIVQVVLIAPIRLLLKGIWLLLGFIWVMLLFLGRITLLPFWKLLLWATKPIRRRLRISDRLVTVRDWMKSLWRRWFHRE; encoded by the coding sequence ATGAACCTGCATACACAGTGGATAACCCTTCTCTGGATGCTGGCATGCGGAGGAATTATGGGAATGGTCTTCGACGGTTACCGGGTCGTATCCATTCAATTCCGCTTCCCACGCTGGAGTATCCATGCTCTTGATCTTTTATATTGGTTCGCTTCAGCGTTATTTGTATTTCGGACAATGTATCATACAAATCAGGGAGAAGTAAGATTCTACGTATTTTTAGGGCTTTTTATAGGCGTTTGGATTCATTTTTTGTTTCTTAGTGTTATAACTGAACGTTTTGTGGTAATGTTAATTATAGTAATAAAACGGTTTTATAGGATATTAGTCGGAATTGTCCAGGTCGTGCTCATTGCACCGATCAGGCTACTTCTCAAAGGAATTTGGTTGTTGCTTGGTTTTATATGGGTAATGTTATTATTTCTGGGACGGATCACATTGCTGCCGTTTTGGAAGCTTCTTTTGTGGGCGACTAAGCCGATTCGTAGACGACTTCGCATTTCGGACAGGCTGGTTACAGTACGGGATTGGATGAAGTCGTTATGGAGACGCTGGTTTCATAGAGAATAG
- a CDS encoding FtsB family cell division protein: MHKVSTDRQSQNKASGTAGARRRLRLWMIFMAIFMIWSGHTFISQSSEIGQKSVQLSERQASKVAAEQSLNQLNYELNRLKDPEYIGQIAMKKYGLYKPGEIPVRVSDSVSDND; the protein is encoded by the coding sequence TTGCATAAGGTATCCACAGATAGACAATCGCAGAATAAAGCATCCGGAACAGCCGGAGCGCGCCGCCGGTTACGGTTATGGATGATATTCATGGCTATATTTATGATATGGTCGGGCCATACCTTTATATCTCAATCCAGCGAGATCGGACAGAAATCTGTGCAACTATCGGAGCGTCAAGCTTCTAAGGTAGCAGCGGAACAGAGTTTGAATCAATTAAATTATGAATTGAATCGTCTGAAGGATCCTGAGTATATTGGCCAGATCGCAATGAAGAAGTATGGACTGTATAAACCTGGTGAAATTCCGGTCCGGGTATCCGATTCCGTCTCGGATAATGATTGA
- a CDS encoding S1 domain-containing RNA-binding protein yields MAIEVGTKLEGKVTGITHFGAFVDLSGGVTGLVHISEIADNYVKDVNDHLKIGDMVTVKVINVDKDGKIGLSIKQAVDKPVESSRPPRAPRSDRPSGGRTDRPGGGRDGDRPGGGFNRDRGGRSFSNKSTFEDKMSRFLKDSEERISSLKKSTEGKRGGRGAKRM; encoded by the coding sequence ATGGCAATAGAAGTGGGCACCAAGTTAGAAGGTAAAGTGACAGGCATCACGCATTTCGGAGCATTTGTGGATCTGTCAGGAGGTGTCACGGGTCTCGTTCACATCTCGGAGATCGCCGACAATTACGTGAAGGACGTCAACGATCACTTGAAGATTGGCGATATGGTTACCGTTAAGGTAATTAATGTCGATAAGGACGGTAAGATCGGACTTTCCATTAAGCAAGCCGTTGATAAGCCGGTTGAGTCAAGCAGACCGCCTCGTGCACCAAGAAGCGATCGCCCAAGTGGCGGCAGAACCGATCGCCCAGGTGGCGGTAGAGACGGGGACCGACCAGGTGGCGGATTTAATCGGGATCGAGGGGGACGTTCTTTCTCTAACAAATCTACTTTTGAGGACAAAATGTCGCGTTTTCTCAAGGATAGTGAAGAGCGAATTTCTTCGTTGAAGAAGAGTACGGAAGGCAAACGCGGAGGACGCGGAGCTAAGCGAATGTAA
- the spoIIE gene encoding stage II sporulation protein E, which translates to MMEKWNVITFPGLKRLKGQAKAKGRRVWMDVPLLERAAQRFMVNKWNLLFLVMAFLLGRATILDELSPFAAAFFAVMMFMRRDIAITAGAVMVIGALLSPVQHGIWIAAELLIFYLIHRGLESFERADISYAPLAVFTSTFLVGLFQAVVGPSLSWYAMMMMVADSVLSFVLTLVFIQSVPVFSLRRKGRHLRNEEILCLVILLASMMTGAVGWEIYGLSIEHIMSRYLILLFALVGGASLGASVGVITGLILSLANMTALYQMSLLAFAGMLAGMLREGRKWAVALGMLLGSSILAIYLTGPAEVMSSTWESCVAILLFLVTPKGVISVIAKYVPGTQDHIKSQHEYAKRVREITAGRVAQFSQVFKQLSRSFGQMASSGEMSKQSEEVGHFMDAITEGACGNCLRRKVCWDGNFYQTYKLMTEMMTAVEDNPELSKRDLPPKWNKLCVKTDQVLDLMKQEYSLYQNDMHWKRQIYDSRQLVAEQLSGVSQVMEDLAREIQREGQAMYKQEEQIRDELDKMGLSIHSIDIINLDHGNVEIEIVHAYTRGFDECRKIIAPLLSDIVDEHITVVRENMPTGRDGLATVTFGSAKTFEVTTGVAGAAKGGDLLSGDSFSAMELGNGTFAVAISDGMGNGERARLESSTALGILEQLLQSGMDEKLAVKSVNSILMLRSPDEVYATVDMALIDEFSAQTTFLKIGSSPSFIKRGNEVIPITASNLPIGIIQDIEIDLVTVQLLPGDILIMMTDGVYDAPGYAVNKELWIKRMISEIHADDPQEIADCLLETVIRYQKNTVHDDMTVAVAKIDHLLPEWATLHIPGISRLERPRTVS; encoded by the coding sequence TTGATGGAGAAGTGGAATGTCATTACGTTTCCTGGTTTGAAGAGACTAAAAGGGCAAGCCAAGGCAAAGGGCAGAAGAGTCTGGATGGATGTACCGCTCTTAGAGCGAGCCGCTCAGCGTTTTATGGTGAATAAATGGAATTTGCTCTTTCTGGTGATGGCATTCTTACTGGGAAGAGCTACTATTCTGGACGAGCTCTCGCCGTTTGCTGCTGCCTTCTTCGCAGTGATGATGTTCATGCGCAGAGATATCGCAATAACAGCGGGGGCCGTAATGGTGATTGGAGCACTTCTGTCCCCGGTTCAGCATGGAATATGGATCGCTGCAGAACTGCTAATCTTCTACTTGATTCATAGAGGACTTGAGAGTTTTGAACGGGCCGATATTTCTTACGCTCCCTTAGCGGTATTTACCAGCACATTCCTCGTAGGGTTATTCCAGGCTGTTGTTGGTCCTTCGTTAAGCTGGTACGCAATGATGATGATGGTAGCAGATTCTGTACTCAGCTTCGTATTGACTTTGGTCTTTATTCAATCCGTTCCGGTCTTCTCGCTTCGAAGGAAGGGACGCCATCTTAGGAATGAGGAGATCCTCTGTCTAGTTATTCTATTGGCATCCATGATGACCGGAGCCGTCGGATGGGAAATATATGGCCTATCAATTGAACACATTATGTCGAGATATTTAATTCTGTTGTTTGCTCTAGTTGGAGGCGCTTCACTAGGAGCCTCAGTAGGCGTAATTACCGGGCTAATTCTCAGTCTGGCCAATATGACTGCGCTCTATCAGATGAGTCTACTAGCTTTTGCTGGCATGCTGGCAGGCATGCTGCGGGAAGGGCGCAAATGGGCTGTTGCTTTGGGTATGCTACTAGGATCTTCTATTCTAGCTATCTATTTAACAGGACCAGCTGAGGTCATGTCTTCAACCTGGGAGAGCTGCGTAGCAATTCTCCTCTTCCTAGTAACTCCAAAGGGCGTCATAAGCGTTATCGCCAAGTATGTTCCTGGTACGCAGGATCACATCAAGTCGCAGCATGAATATGCCAAGCGGGTTAGGGAGATTACAGCCGGACGGGTGGCTCAGTTCTCCCAAGTGTTCAAGCAACTGTCGCGCAGCTTCGGTCAAATGGCCAGTAGCGGTGAAATGTCCAAGCAGAGTGAAGAGGTTGGCCATTTCATGGATGCGATTACCGAAGGGGCTTGTGGGAATTGCCTACGCCGCAAGGTTTGCTGGGACGGTAATTTCTATCAGACCTATAAATTAATGACGGAGATGATGACGGCTGTTGAAGATAATCCGGAGCTATCGAAGCGTGATCTGCCTCCCAAATGGAATAAGCTGTGCGTCAAGACGGATCAAGTGCTCGATCTGATGAAGCAAGAATATAGCCTATATCAGAATGATATGCATTGGAAGCGGCAAATATACGATAGCAGACAGCTTGTAGCTGAACAACTCTCAGGAGTCTCTCAAGTTATGGAGGATTTGGCGCGAGAGATTCAGCGAGAAGGACAGGCGATGTACAAGCAGGAGGAGCAGATCCGGGACGAGCTCGACAAAATGGGGCTGTCTATTCATAGCATAGACATCATTAATCTGGACCATGGCAATGTGGAGATTGAAATTGTCCATGCGTATACTCGCGGGTTCGATGAGTGTCGGAAGATTATAGCGCCGCTATTATCCGACATTGTGGACGAGCATATTACGGTAGTCCGGGAGAATATGCCTACAGGCAGAGACGGACTGGCGACTGTAACTTTCGGTTCGGCCAAGACCTTCGAAGTGACGACCGGAGTCGCCGGGGCTGCTAAGGGCGGAGACTTGTTATCCGGGGACAGCTTTAGTGCAATGGAGCTTGGAAATGGAACCTTTGCTGTTGCCATCAGCGACGGGATGGGCAATGGTGAGCGGGCCCGGCTGGAGAGCAGCACAGCGCTTGGCATTCTTGAACAGTTACTTCAATCTGGTATGGATGAGAAATTAGCGGTGAAATCGGTTAATTCGATTCTCATGCTTCGTTCGCCGGATGAAGTATATGCTACGGTTGATATGGCTCTGATCGATGAGTTCTCCGCGCAGACGACGTTCCTCAAGATTGGTTCATCGCCGAGCTTTATCAAACGAGGGAATGAGGTTATACCGATTACGGCTAGCAATCTACCGATTGGGATCATTCAGGATATTGAGATTGATCTGGTTACGGTGCAGCTGCTTCCTGGCGACATTTTGATTATGATGACGGACGGAGTGTATGATGCTCCCGGTTATGCTGTGAATAAGGAACTGTGGATCAAACGGATGATCTCGGAGATTCATGCGGATGACCCGCAGGAAATCGCCGACTGCCTGCTGGAGACAGTGATTCGCTATCAGAAAAATACGGTCCATGATGATATGACAGTTGCAGTAGCTAAAATTGATCATTTGTTGCCCGAGTGGGCGACCCTGCATATTCCCGGAATATCAAGGCTGGAGCGACCGCGGACTGTAAGCTGA
- a CDS encoding methyl-accepting chemotaxis protein, producing MKIFGFFNRLSIVTKNMLLTSVSILMTGVILIAASYYIQGAVLTNQLEDNSQKVMEAWKDRITPEEAKAAVTDTDRNSELQKKLTKVFDDLSATHPDVAQGYIFGAKVENDSTQMIAFPTAILDMFEGEGLFLGDMLGQPAYHVKGVEEMLKTKKITFTKPYKDDYGVWLTVLYPVQDKNGEIFSYIGMDFDASLIMTGQTDLLKYTVLALIAILIVILSSQYFTTRRTFAPVKDLMSALDKLSKGDFSVQLKTDESELGQVNEKFNATVRNMNELVATIKTVSIQSADQSKILFETLETNHESSMAISDNIEEISEKASQQSKSISESVTSLEEINSGVGTIASSTSALSDASMEMKDKSEIGRDNIGGVIKQMDSIQQSVQQSVVSIEQLQRRSGQIEEIVQVITQIAEQTHLLSLNASIEAARAGEEGRGFAVVANQVKKLAEESAKSAEQIADLVHYIQKETSTAVAAIGQGERNVATGIQVVRETGELFATILDGTDSVTSQIQEVSAATEEMVAETEQITATIKQIAEYAERNAVISERIKESAMEQRASSDNIMSSAEHLNQISGKLEKLVEGLKL from the coding sequence ATGAAGATTTTTGGTTTTTTTAACCGTTTGAGCATTGTCACGAAAAATATGTTGTTAACGAGTGTCTCTATTCTGATGACTGGTGTTATCTTGATTGCTGCCAGCTACTATATTCAAGGTGCCGTATTAACCAATCAGTTGGAGGACAACTCACAGAAGGTCATGGAGGCCTGGAAGGACAGGATCACTCCGGAAGAAGCCAAAGCGGCGGTGACAGACACGGATCGCAATTCGGAGCTTCAGAAGAAGCTGACGAAGGTATTTGATGACTTGTCAGCGACTCACCCTGATGTTGCACAAGGTTATATCTTTGGAGCGAAGGTAGAGAACGATAGTACCCAGATGATTGCTTTTCCGACGGCAATCCTTGATATGTTCGAGGGTGAGGGCTTATTCCTGGGCGATATGCTTGGACAGCCTGCTTACCATGTGAAGGGCGTCGAGGAAATGCTGAAGACAAAGAAAATTACGTTCACAAAGCCTTATAAGGACGATTACGGTGTTTGGTTAACGGTACTCTATCCGGTTCAGGACAAGAATGGTGAAATATTCTCATACATAGGCATGGATTTCGATGCCAGTCTAATTATGACCGGTCAAACCGATTTGCTGAAATATACGGTTCTCGCACTTATTGCCATTCTGATCGTTATTTTGTCGTCTCAATATTTCACGACCCGGAGGACATTTGCACCCGTGAAGGATCTCATGTCCGCATTGGACAAGCTTAGCAAAGGCGATTTCAGCGTACAGTTGAAGACGGATGAGAGCGAACTGGGTCAGGTGAATGAGAAGTTTAATGCAACGGTTCGCAATATGAATGAACTGGTAGCGACGATCAAGACGGTCTCTATTCAATCGGCGGATCAATCGAAGATTCTGTTCGAGACGCTGGAGACGAATCATGAGAGCTCTATGGCGATCAGCGATAATATTGAAGAAATCTCCGAGAAGGCCTCGCAGCAGAGCAAGTCGATCTCCGAGAGTGTGACTTCACTGGAAGAGATCAATTCAGGCGTAGGAACGATTGCTAGCAGCACTTCAGCGTTGTCGGACGCATCAATGGAGATGAAGGACAAGTCTGAGATAGGACGGGATAATATCGGCGGGGTTATTAAGCAGATGGATTCCATCCAGCAATCCGTGCAGCAATCGGTCGTATCGATAGAACAATTGCAGAGACGTTCCGGGCAAATTGAGGAGATCGTACAGGTGATTACACAAATCGCCGAACAGACCCATCTATTGTCGTTAAATGCCAGCATTGAGGCGGCCAGAGCAGGTGAGGAAGGGCGAGGCTTCGCAGTTGTAGCTAACCAGGTGAAGAAACTGGCCGAGGAGTCCGCCAAGTCTGCAGAGCAAATCGCTGATCTGGTTCACTATATCCAGAAAGAGACAAGCACAGCCGTCGCCGCAATTGGCCAAGGAGAACGGAATGTTGCTACCGGTATCCAGGTCGTTCGAGAGACAGGAGAGCTCTTCGCTACGATACTGGATGGTACAGATTCCGTGACCAGTCAAATTCAGGAGGTATCTGCGGCTACCGAGGAGATGGTAGCTGAGACAGAGCAGATTACGGCGACCATTAAGCAGATTGCCGAATATGCAGAGAGAAATGCGGTTATCTCCGAACGAATCAAGGAGAGTGCCATGGAGCAGAGGGCTTCTTCCGACAATATTATGAGCTCTGCCGAGCACTTGAATCAAATCTCCGGAAAATTAGAGAAACTAGTAGAGGGATTGAAGCTGTAA
- a CDS encoding non-ribosomal peptide synthetase gives MNQKVREYWLNELQPPLSGFHIHTDYPDLAMANGSKSMIYELNISSSFKRQMIQETDIQTWLIACYYVFLYRMSGEQDQIVGIQATDGRILPIRIHTEAGIPFSQLLSAIAERLVLSNEASLPIQEIEKLVSQSPVVQTIYGRNAAYEASRLNWYVRTEGEKWVAEITYSSHLFKESTINKFARHFQCIAQAVLDRPEIVLGDISIMTDEDLLAYEKLNDTARNWGVELTITSMLSRTVESFPERIALSSAEWKLTYAELDRLSNQVAHALIEQGLHKGGFVAIYMERSMEAVVSMLGALKAGGTYIPLDPEHPDDRNQYIIEDTGSRIVLTKETYLSKLQPLVADNVNELKLLCFDLEQFASYPGEACHIPIDQDDIAYTIYTSGTTGRPKGVLIRHAGVVNLSLSTTMQLQFSEHDVILQYSTFSFDASVYDIFSAICCGARLHLLSNEQRYSVDSFTTAIEDTGATRIGILPTVFFNQLSAYLTVEEAVKYQLIRSFVIGGEALPGESVRNLQKKLGHQPFIVNAYGPTEITVAATTHMIKEQVPEDLTTVSIGKPIANYEVLIVNENDQLCPVNVMGELLIHSIGLAKGYLNLPDKTEEAFTIDPTDPTSGKRYYRSGDLVRLLNDGGIEYMGRKDLQVKIRGYRIEIGEIEENLAKHEKVKDVAVIVKEDDHGEKMLIGFYTSKSGEEIGKQELASFLKTKVPAYMVPGQFMMLESMPLSPTGKIDRKRLGTYDIPMQVEEDPDYVAPVTELEKEIAVAWEKSLHRSRVGLYDNFFEIGGHSLKILETLVLLKPRFPKLKINDFFVYSTVYAMAERVIELMDATEEEDSFAGSEEIRDLAEYPRMFGGNSKPSASPQNHILLTGATGYLGSSLLYQLLQTSEAVIYCLVRAKEGEEPYQRLVDVMKGYYGTEITRNMENRVVAIRGDLEQPNLGLSPQDAALLDQHLDSIIHCGAEVKHFGSADYFTKVNVESTDRLLDLARGKDVRFHYVSTLGIPEDLAFLGLWESFTAGSGYDAIATENVYTNSKLEAEKLVIRACEEEGVAASVYRVGNLSCYSTTGVFQKNIDNNAFYRMLKAMLLLGKAPRVHWQVDFTPVNYAGASISAIALQEKSAGRLFHICNPVQISYIDMVDHLREYGYYVDLLEWRDYEAWLLNPNQPKEQAGMELAMAQLEGDGAKNSIYRFACPQTNEFLAGTPVVCHEPDREFFQRMIDYAVRIGYFPAP, from the coding sequence ATGAATCAGAAAGTCCGGGAATATTGGCTAAATGAGCTTCAGCCGCCATTATCCGGATTTCATATCCATACTGACTATCCAGATCTAGCAATGGCCAACGGGTCCAAGAGTATGATCTATGAATTGAATATTAGTTCATCATTCAAGAGACAGATGATCCAGGAAACTGATATTCAGACTTGGCTAATCGCTTGTTATTATGTCTTTCTATATCGTATGAGCGGTGAACAGGATCAAATTGTTGGAATACAAGCCACGGATGGCCGAATACTTCCAATACGGATTCATACTGAAGCTGGAATTCCATTCAGCCAGTTGCTATCAGCTATAGCGGAGCGGCTTGTTCTATCCAATGAAGCCAGCTTGCCTATTCAGGAGATTGAGAAACTGGTTTCGCAGTCTCCTGTAGTGCAGACTATCTATGGACGAAATGCCGCTTATGAAGCCAGTCGTCTTAACTGGTATGTGCGGACAGAGGGGGAAAAGTGGGTAGCTGAGATCACCTATTCGAGCCACTTGTTCAAAGAGAGTACGATTAACAAGTTCGCCAGACATTTTCAATGTATTGCTCAGGCGGTATTGGATCGTCCCGAGATTGTCCTGGGCGACATTTCCATCATGACCGACGAGGATCTACTGGCTTATGAGAAGCTCAATGATACCGCTAGAAATTGGGGAGTAGAGCTGACGATTACATCGATGCTCAGCAGGACTGTCGAGAGTTTCCCAGAGCGAATTGCGCTGTCGTCGGCTGAGTGGAAGTTGACCTATGCTGAGTTGGACCGGTTATCCAATCAGGTTGCCCATGCGCTAATTGAGCAAGGACTGCACAAAGGCGGATTCGTGGCCATCTACATGGAGCGCAGCATGGAAGCTGTTGTCAGCATGCTCGGCGCCCTCAAAGCCGGTGGGACTTATATTCCGCTGGACCCAGAGCATCCGGATGATCGGAATCAGTATATTATCGAAGATACGGGCTCGCGGATTGTACTAACTAAGGAAACTTATCTATCTAAGTTGCAGCCGCTTGTAGCGGATAATGTGAATGAGTTGAAGCTGTTATGCTTCGACCTGGAGCAGTTCGCCTCTTATCCAGGGGAAGCCTGCCATATTCCCATCGATCAGGATGATATTGCGTATACGATCTATACATCAGGTACAACGGGAAGACCAAAGGGAGTCCTGATCCGCCATGCCGGTGTCGTGAACCTGTCGTTGTCTACTACTATGCAGCTTCAATTCTCGGAGCATGACGTCATTTTGCAATATTCTACCTTCAGCTTTGATGCTTCCGTATACGATATATTCAGTGCAATATGCTGCGGTGCTAGGCTTCATCTATTGTCCAATGAACAGCGTTATTCGGTCGACAGCTTCACCACGGCGATTGAGGATACTGGGGCGACGCGGATAGGGATTCTGCCAACCGTATTCTTCAATCAATTATCCGCGTATTTAACGGTAGAAGAGGCGGTCAAGTATCAATTGATCCGTAGTTTTGTTATTGGCGGGGAGGCGCTCCCAGGGGAGTCCGTCCGTAATTTGCAGAAGAAGCTGGGGCATCAGCCGTTCATCGTAAATGCGTATGGACCGACTGAGATTACAGTGGCCGCGACAACCCATATGATCAAGGAACAGGTACCAGAAGACTTGACTACGGTCAGCATCGGCAAGCCTATCGCCAATTACGAGGTGCTGATCGTCAACGAGAATGACCAACTCTGCCCGGTGAATGTAATGGGTGAACTGCTGATTCATTCCATCGGCTTGGCTAAAGGTTATTTAAATCTGCCTGATAAGACGGAAGAGGCTTTTACTATCGATCCGACGGATCCCACTTCGGGGAAAAGATATTATCGATCCGGCGACTTGGTTCGTCTACTGAACGATGGCGGTATCGAGTATATGGGTAGAAAGGATCTCCAGGTGAAGATTCGAGGCTACCGGATTGAGATCGGAGAGATCGAGGAGAATCTGGCGAAGCATGAGAAGGTGAAGGATGTTGCCGTGATCGTCAAGGAGGACGATCACGGCGAGAAGATGCTGATAGGCTTCTATACTTCCAAGTCCGGCGAGGAGATTGGTAAGCAGGAGCTTGCTTCCTTCCTGAAGACCAAGGTTCCAGCCTATATGGTTCCTGGTCAATTTATGATGTTGGAATCGATGCCGTTGTCACCGACAGGCAAGATTGATCGCAAACGTCTGGGCACCTATGATATCCCTATGCAGGTCGAGGAAGACCCTGACTATGTTGCGCCAGTTACTGAATTAGAGAAGGAGATCGCAGTCGCCTGGGAGAAGTCGCTTCACCGCAGTCGCGTGGGCTTATATGACAACTTCTTCGAGATTGGCGGACACTCCCTGAAAATCTTGGAGACGCTGGTACTGCTCAAGCCGCGGTTCCCTAAATTGAAGATTAACGATTTCTTCGTGTACTCGACAGTATATGCTATGGCTGAGCGAGTGATTGAATTAATGGACGCAACTGAAGAAGAGGATTCCTTCGCGGGCAGCGAGGAAATTCGGGATTTAGCGGAATATCCACGTATGTTCGGCGGGAACAGTAAACCTTCTGCGTCCCCTCAGAATCATATTCTATTGACCGGGGCTACCGGGTATTTAGGTTCCTCTCTGCTTTATCAATTGCTGCAAACCTCTGAGGCGGTCATATATTGCCTTGTGCGTGCCAAGGAAGGGGAAGAACCATACCAGCGTCTCGTCGATGTGATGAAGGGGTACTACGGGACCGAAATTACACGAAATATGGAAAATCGGGTTGTCGCAATCCGTGGGGATTTAGAGCAGCCCAATCTTGGCCTTAGTCCACAGGATGCAGCGCTGCTGGATCAGCATCTGGATTCCATTATCCATTGCGGGGCTGAGGTGAAGCATTTCGGTTCAGCCGACTATTTCACCAAAGTGAACGTTGAGAGTACGGACCGTCTGCTTGATTTGGCGCGCGGGAAGGATGTGCGCTTCCATTATGTATCCACACTGGGGATTCCGGAGGACCTGGCCTTTCTCGGTTTATGGGAGTCGTTCACAGCAGGCAGTGGCTACGATGCGATAGCCACCGAGAATGTATATACGAATAGTAAGCTCGAAGCGGAGAAGCTGGTGATTCGGGCCTGCGAGGAAGAAGGAGTGGCTGCCTCGGTATACCGGGTAGGCAATCTGTCTTGCTACTCGACCACGGGTGTATTCCAGAAGAACATAGACAATAACGCCTTCTATCGGATGCTGAAGGCGATGCTCCTACTTGGCAAGGCGCCGCGAGTGCATTGGCAGGTAGACTTCACACCGGTGAATTATGCAGGTGCATCTATCTCGGCTATAGCACTACAGGAGAAGAGTGCGGGTAGGTTGTTCCACATCTGCAATCCGGTGCAAATCTCTTATATAGACATGGTTGACCACTTGCGTGAATATGGCTATTATGTGGATCTGTTGGAGTGGCGTGATTATGAGGCATGGTTGCTGAATCCGAATCAGCCGAAGGAGCAGGCTGGCATGGAGCTGGCGATGGCTCAATTGGAGGGAGACGGAGCGAAGAACTCTATCTACCGCTTCGCGTGCCCGCAGACGAATGAATTTCTAGCAGGTACGCCTGTCGTCTGCCATGAGCCGGACCGTGAATTTTTCCAACGTATGATAGATTACGCGGTGCGGATTGGATACTTCCCTGCGCCGTAG
- a CDS encoding vWA domain-containing protein, producing the protein MKQIMLITDGCSNVGESPVMAAALARQEGITVNVVGIVDYGTIGELGSIEIEEIARSGGGMSRLTGTEKLAQTMQMLTRKTVVQTIQQAVGKELKQILGESSVEVLPPEQRAEVVEVIDELSENSPLQVALLIDASASMKPKLAAVEEAIRDMMLSLGARKGSSQVAVFHFPGAHSGEDAVLDIGWTSNLGSARSIFQRLMMRGATPTGPAILKVIEFFRYGTLNGHGARNGSDEKGEGEAMLGDYVV; encoded by the coding sequence ATGAAACAAATTATGCTGATTACAGATGGTTGTTCTAATGTAGGAGAGAGTCCGGTGATGGCGGCGGCATTGGCCCGTCAGGAAGGAATTACCGTCAATGTAGTAGGAATTGTCGATTATGGGACGATTGGTGAGCTTGGCAGTATTGAAATTGAGGAAATCGCCAGAAGTGGTGGAGGGATGAGCCGTCTGACGGGGACGGAAAAGCTGGCGCAGACGATGCAGATGCTGACGCGGAAGACGGTCGTTCAGACGATTCAGCAGGCGGTGGGCAAGGAGCTGAAGCAAATTTTGGGGGAATCCTCGGTCGAGGTGCTGCCACCTGAGCAGCGCGCCGAAGTAGTAGAGGTGATTGATGAGCTTAGCGAGAATAGTCCCCTGCAGGTAGCCTTATTGATCGATGCCAGCGCCAGTATGAAGCCAAAGCTGGCTGCCGTGGAGGAAGCGATTCGCGATATGATGCTGAGCCTGGGTGCAAGGAAGGGCAGCAGCCAAGTGGCCGTCTTCCACTTTCCGGGTGCTCATAGCGGTGAGGATGCGGTCCTGGATATCGGCTGGACCAGCAATTTGGGCTCAGCCCGGTCTATTTTCCAGCGCCTTATGATGAGGGGTGCAACTCCGACCGGCCCGGCGATCCTGAAGGTGATTGAATTCTTCCGTTATGGTACACTGAATGGACACGGAGCTAGGAATGGTTCGGACGAGAAAGGTGAAGGAGAAGCGATGCTTGGTGACTACGTCGTCTAA